A portion of the Bulleidia sp. zg-1006 genome contains these proteins:
- a CDS encoding BglG family transcription antiterminator, with the protein MDREILQLLQLIIKRSQSTLLDAERESQATRRQILYRLDKLNVLIEESQHETIKIGQDKEFIVDLATRDFLIKSLFSSTGDKTYYLNKNERKIFLFLCVFVSNEYLSSNHFTDYLTISKSTIFQDLSELSFDLEKEHIRLDYNRVDGYFLTGNEMDIRRYMMMTVISLISQETTHQVLDMVIEKLHLYTFEFSKLIIQELSEKHRISFVEDRLKEFIYIFIFVTHRIIAHSHQQIVDDLPKVEMMPTFKEYDFVDDLVNFFPFRMKMKKQDREYLSSWILGISFGNVLDDTEDCLLIAKLVSKIMTRFEILSGIHYDNIEDKFKHLYAHFRPAYYRLLFKLPIYNPLKDKVKEQYPALFNLVRETMKPMSNLFNQDINDDELTYLTMHFASIFIDEPSKEIIKKKRALIVCLNGIGSSVILHNELKLLFPSIEFLKPIEVSQFDPNRFDVDIIFTTSIFKEIAESSIPVVKVNPIMDDDEKFIVLKEVKAHLGNLHNTMVVADDILSILRNHLGNISEENRLVSDLVGLFYSTNSKETTETQPKRLVDILSKQFIMTQVECSSDLEAVKLSLLPLMKNKMITKNYQNSVVRLQKQSPSYFAITPHIALPHTKSSEGALENGISIVTLKTPLNFGESPNNPIKYLFGLSAVDNESHMKAMSDLLILLNDKDFLKLLDQETNSNKIMNYIVNYDWR; encoded by the coding sequence ATGGATAGAGAAATACTTCAACTGTTACAACTTATCATTAAAAGGTCACAATCAACGTTATTGGATGCAGAAAGGGAAAGTCAAGCGACACGAAGACAAATATTATATCGATTAGACAAACTTAATGTGTTAATTGAAGAGAGTCAACACGAAACAATAAAAATTGGGCAAGATAAAGAGTTTATTGTCGATTTAGCAACGAGAGATTTTCTGATTAAATCCCTGTTTTCTTCTACTGGCGATAAAACCTATTATTTAAATAAAAACGAAAGAAAAATATTTCTCTTTTTATGCGTATTTGTGTCAAACGAATATCTCTCATCAAATCACTTCACGGATTATCTTACCATCAGTAAATCAACGATTTTTCAAGATTTAAGTGAATTGTCATTTGATTTGGAAAAAGAACATATCAGGTTGGATTATAATCGTGTCGATGGTTATTTTCTAACCGGTAATGAAATGGACATTCGACGCTATATGATGATGACTGTGATTTCACTTATTTCTCAAGAAACAACACATCAAGTGCTTGATATGGTTATTGAGAAGCTTCATCTTTATACGTTTGAATTTTCAAAATTAATTATTCAAGAATTATCTGAAAAACATAGAATTTCATTTGTTGAAGATCGATTAAAAGAATTTATTTATATTTTTATTTTTGTCACTCATCGCATTATTGCTCACAGTCACCAACAAATAGTGGACGATTTACCAAAAGTGGAAATGATGCCTACCTTTAAAGAATACGATTTTGTAGATGATTTGGTCAATTTCTTCCCATTTAGAATGAAAATGAAAAAACAAGATCGAGAGTATTTAAGTTCTTGGATTTTAGGGATTTCATTTGGAAATGTCTTAGATGACACAGAAGATTGTTTGTTAATTGCTAAATTAGTTTCTAAAATTATGACTCGCTTTGAAATTCTCAGTGGAATTCATTATGACAACATTGAAGATAAATTTAAGCATCTTTATGCTCATTTTAGACCGGCATATTATCGTTTGCTGTTTAAGTTACCCATATATAATCCGTTAAAAGATAAAGTCAAAGAACAATATCCGGCTTTATTTAATTTGGTTAGGGAAACCATGAAACCGATGAGTAATCTTTTTAATCAAGATATTAATGATGATGAATTAACGTATCTGACGATGCATTTCGCTTCAATTTTCATTGATGAACCTTCTAAAGAAATTATTAAAAAGAAACGAGCCTTGATTGTTTGTCTTAATGGAATAGGTTCATCGGTGATTCTGCACAATGAGTTGAAATTATTATTTCCTAGTATTGAGTTTTTAAAACCAATTGAAGTCAGCCAATTTGATCCGAATCGTTTTGATGTTGATATTATTTTTACAACTAGCATATTCAAAGAAATTGCTGAATCATCGATTCCTGTCGTCAAAGTAAATCCAATTATGGATGACGATGAAAAATTTATCGTATTAAAAGAGGTTAAGGCTCACTTAGGCAATTTACATAATACGATGGTTGTCGCAGATGATATTTTATCTATTCTTAGAAATCATCTAGGTAATATCAGTGAAGAAAATCGGTTGGTTTCAGACTTAGTTGGATTATTTTATAGTACAAATTCTAAGGAGACGACAGAAACTCAACCTAAACGATTAGTGGACATCTTATCGAAACAATTCATTATGACTCAAGTTGAGTGCAGTAGTGATCTTGAAGCGGTGAAACTGTCTCTTTTACCTTTAATGAAAAATAAGATGATTACAAAAAATTATCAGAATAGCGTGGTTCGTTTGCAAAAACAAAGTCCTTCATATTTTGCGATTACACCACATATCGCCTTGCCTCATACAAAATCCTCGGAAGGAGCTTTGGAAAATGGCATTTCAATCGTAACACTTAAAACCCCTTTGAATTTTGGTGAAAGTCCCAATAATCCTATTAAATATTTGTTCGGATTGTCAGCCGTTGATAATGAGTCACACATGAAAGCTATGTCAGATTTACTCATTTTATTGAATGATAAAGATTTTTTGAAGTTGTTAGACCAAGAGACAAATTCAAATAAAATTATGAACTATATCGTAAATTATGATTGGAGATAA
- a CDS encoding carbohydrate kinase family protein yields the protein MKKICVVGGANIDICGSSLEPLRQYDSNPGEINLSFGGVGRNIAQICALLGEEVQFVTCFSSDPYAKMLQEDCRRLGMDISKSSITKDYPSSIYLAILDQNRDMKIAMSDMRILRAMDTAVLDKALEDLDEGDALILDANLDLNSIEYLTKHAKSFLVADPVSVQKSKRLVPILPYLNVFKPNQYEAEALTGIFVKDKETARQCLTWFLNQGMQEIIVSLADQGVILGSSEGMFRYRHRPIHLSNATGGGDSLLGAYVSERIRGVSPCEAIRFGLSAAVVSIEQDAVRRRSLERAKVRECMESMNIQEEKL from the coding sequence ATGAAAAAAATATGTGTTGTAGGAGGAGCGAATATTGATATTTGTGGATCTAGTTTGGAGCCACTTCGTCAATACGACTCTAATCCCGGAGAAATCAATTTAAGTTTTGGCGGGGTTGGTCGTAATATCGCCCAAATTTGTGCTTTATTAGGGGAAGAAGTGCAATTCGTTACTTGTTTTTCTTCGGATCCTTACGCCAAAATGTTACAAGAAGATTGCCGAAGGTTAGGAATGGATATTTCTAAAAGTTCAATCACAAAGGATTACCCAAGTTCTATTTATTTGGCTATCTTAGATCAAAATCGAGATATGAAAATTGCGATGAGTGACATGCGCATTTTAAGAGCGATGGATACAGCTGTTCTTGATAAAGCGCTAGAGGATTTAGATGAAGGGGATGCTTTAATTCTGGATGCTAATTTAGATTTAAATAGTATTGAATATTTAACAAAACACGCGAAATCTTTTTTGGTGGCTGATCCTGTATCCGTTCAAAAATCAAAGCGCTTAGTACCTATTCTACCGTACTTAAATGTATTTAAGCCAAATCAATATGAAGCCGAGGCGTTAACCGGTATCTTTGTGAAAGATAAAGAGACGGCTAGACAATGCCTTACTTGGTTTTTAAATCAAGGAATGCAAGAAATTATTGTGTCATTAGCCGATCAAGGTGTTATACTTGGAAGTTCAGAAGGTATGTTCCGGTATCGTCATCGTCCAATTCATCTTTCTAATGCAACGGGAGGCGGTGATTCCTTGTTAGGAGCGTATGTTTCTGAAAGAATTCGAGGTGTAAGTCCTTGCGAGGCTATTCGATTTGGTCTTAGTGCAGCGGTTGTTAGTATTGAACAAGACGCTGTGCGACGTCGTAGTTTAGAAAGGGCAAAAGTGCGCGAGTGTATGGAAAGCATGAATATACAGGAGGAAAAGTTATGA
- a CDS encoding DUF3783 domain-containing protein, translating into MKKILMYSPNKERIAIFKEVAQQFHSVFVQISDEQLKLTVNLVFLLEEDKDGSHREFENEYILIDGISKEELSILFEAVNEKIETDAMITIIKTVHNQNWLLSDLFLETKEEKELMEKVLELENILLQSNQLDLNSFEEGQKGDIKNALMMAYMTLMQGKFEKEQIQKQLDELKRLLRRKR; encoded by the coding sequence ATGAAGAAAATTTTAATGTATAGTCCAAACAAAGAAAGAATCGCTATTTTTAAAGAAGTGGCGCAACAGTTCCACTCTGTTTTTGTGCAAATAAGTGATGAACAACTAAAACTAACCGTAAATTTGGTGTTTCTTTTAGAAGAAGATAAAGATGGGTCTCACCGTGAGTTTGAAAATGAATATATCTTAATTGATGGGATATCGAAAGAAGAATTATCTATTCTATTTGAAGCGGTGAATGAAAAGATAGAAACAGATGCGATGATTACAATAATCAAAACAGTGCATAACCAAAACTGGCTTTTATCCGATTTATTCCTTGAAACAAAAGAGGAAAAAGAGTTGATGGAAAAAGTGTTAGAATTAGAGAATATCTTATTACAAAGTAATCAATTGGATTTGAATTCTTTTGAAGAAGGTCAAAAAGGAGATATTAAAAATGCGTTGATGATGGCTTATATGACACTGATGCAAGGAAAATTTGAAAAAGAACAAATACAAAAACAATTAGATGAATTAAAGCGATTATTAAGGAGAAAGCGATGA
- a CDS encoding PTS sugar transporter subunit IIB, producing MYKALVACRAGMGSSLLLKIKVDQVIKENNYPIETEHGNLDSLIGYTGDLFISMEDLAEELRDTVKYAIGIRNIVDKNEIQSKLEEYLNFESNQ from the coding sequence ATGTATAAGGCATTGGTTGCGTGTCGAGCGGGTATGGGATCCAGTTTATTATTGAAAATCAAAGTAGATCAAGTGATTAAAGAAAATAACTATCCCATTGAAACTGAACACGGGAATTTGGATTCTTTAATCGGGTATACCGGTGATTTGTTTATTTCGATGGAAGATCTGGCTGAAGAGCTAAGAGATACAGTGAAATATGCTATTGGTATTCGAAACATTGTAGATAAGAACGAAATTCAATCTAAATTGGAAGAATATTTAAACTTTGAATCAAATCAATAA
- a CDS encoding HpcH/HpaI aldolase/citrate lyase family protein, with amino-acid sequence MKNLNKKYFGLFVKLVTNPAMLVMSKDAGLDFLFYDNEHNSFSKSKLHDLFLFGNNIGLPSFIRVSELSRREIGQALDNGAVGIMVPMIETKEQAERLVEFSKYPPIGLRGYSSGAHTNYGPSGNHQGNMELKNKTVVTIAQIETERGVKNAEEILETPGIDACIIGPVDLSISLGVTDNIMDKKELETITKVISVSKKLNKPVGIIGANEILEYFKDDLNYFISANDLSILRSGLHNAVAKYKEITK; translated from the coding sequence ATGAAAAATTTAAATAAAAAATATTTCGGATTGTTTGTAAAACTAGTGACTAATCCAGCCATGCTTGTCATGTCCAAAGACGCAGGGTTAGATTTCTTGTTTTATGACAATGAACATAACTCATTTTCTAAATCAAAATTACACGATTTATTCTTGTTTGGTAACAATATAGGTTTGCCAAGCTTTATCAGAGTAAGTGAACTTAGCCGTAGAGAAATCGGACAAGCCCTTGATAATGGTGCAGTCGGTATAATGGTACCTATGATTGAAACGAAAGAACAAGCTGAACGATTAGTTGAATTTAGCAAGTACCCGCCAATTGGTCTTAGAGGTTATTCCAGTGGGGCTCATACCAATTATGGTCCTAGTGGAAATCATCAGGGGAATATGGAACTTAAGAATAAAACAGTAGTTACTATTGCTCAAATTGAAACGGAACGAGGGGTTAAAAATGCTGAAGAAATCCTAGAGACCCCGGGTATTGATGCCTGTATCATTGGACCGGTCGATTTAAGTATATCTTTAGGCGTGACGGACAATATTATGGATAAAAAAGAATTAGAGACCATCACTAAAGTTATTAGCGTGAGTAAAAAACTGAATAAACCGGTTGGAATTATTGGAGCGAATGAAATTCTTGAATATTTTAAAGATGATTTAAATTATTTTATTTCAGCGAATGATTTGAGTATTCTAAGATCCGGTTTGCATAATGCAGTTGCAAAATATAAAGAAATAACAAAATAG
- a CDS encoding PTS ascorbate transporter subunit IIC produces MIEALLGQVRNTALIIGLVALVGLLLQKKKSSEVISGTVKTIIGFMIFNIGSGAMSGVVNNFSKLFNLGFGVEGVTTQVEVATALALNEFGTEVALVFVLGFIFNLIIAKFTKFKAIFLTGQHFLYFGAVLALVFIALGSPMIVTVLVGGLVLGFAGAALPSLAQPFMKKITGSDDIAMGHFNLIGYTFAGWVGKLFAKSAEKEESDSSDVNLPDFLKLFRDFVFSVAVFMMVLFYVATIACVVNGHMDVVKKMAMNDIWFIWPLLQGLQFAAGMSVLIYGVRQFIAEITAAFVGISEKYIPDAKPAVDCPAVFPFAPNAVLIGFVGALLGGFLGMWLMIMFKSPVVLIPAAGIAFFSGGTAGVFGNAYGGWKGALVGSFLVGIGLVVLPLVLYPAFAQLGIAEASFPNIDYNIFGAVIYAIINFMKGLF; encoded by the coding sequence ATGATAGAAGCTTTATTAGGTCAAGTTAGAAATACTGCCCTTATTATTGGATTAGTCGCCTTAGTTGGGCTACTACTTCAAAAGAAAAAATCTTCAGAGGTCATATCTGGAACAGTTAAGACAATTATCGGATTTATGATTTTCAATATTGGCTCCGGTGCCATGTCCGGAGTTGTCAATAACTTCTCAAAGTTATTTAATCTAGGTTTTGGTGTTGAAGGAGTCACAACTCAAGTTGAAGTTGCAACCGCCTTAGCTTTAAACGAGTTTGGAACAGAGGTGGCTTTAGTTTTTGTTTTAGGTTTTATATTTAATCTAATCATTGCTAAATTCACTAAATTTAAAGCTATTTTCTTAACAGGACAACATTTCTTATATTTTGGAGCAGTGTTGGCACTTGTGTTTATAGCTTTGGGGTCCCCAATGATTGTAACCGTATTAGTTGGAGGTTTAGTTTTAGGTTTTGCCGGAGCAGCCCTCCCTTCATTAGCTCAACCATTCATGAAGAAAATTACAGGATCTGATGACATTGCGATGGGTCATTTTAACTTAATAGGTTATACTTTTGCGGGATGGGTAGGAAAGCTATTTGCTAAATCTGCTGAAAAAGAAGAAAGTGATTCTTCAGATGTTAATTTACCTGACTTCTTAAAATTATTTAGAGATTTTGTTTTCTCTGTCGCTGTCTTTATGATGGTATTATTCTATGTCGCAACCATTGCTTGTGTTGTCAATGGACATATGGATGTAGTTAAAAAAATGGCGATGAATGATATATGGTTTATCTGGCCATTATTACAAGGATTACAATTTGCGGCAGGAATGAGTGTATTAATTTATGGGGTTCGTCAATTTATTGCAGAAATTACGGCAGCATTTGTTGGTATTTCAGAAAAATATATTCCAGATGCAAAACCTGCAGTGGATTGCCCGGCCGTCTTCCCATTTGCGCCTAATGCAGTCTTAATTGGATTTGTCGGAGCTTTGCTTGGAGGATTCTTGGGAATGTGGTTAATGATTATGTTTAAGAGTCCGGTTGTACTGATTCCGGCAGCAGGGATTGCCTTCTTCTCTGGAGGAACAGCAGGTGTCTTTGGTAATGCATATGGTGGATGGAAAGGTGCCTTAGTTGGTTCATTCTTGGTAGGAATTGGACTAGTTGTGTTACCACTTGTTCTCTATCCGGCATTTGCTCAATTAGGAATTGCTGAAGCATCATTCCCAAACATTGACTACAATATTTTTGGTGCGGTAATTTATGCAATTATAAACTTTATGAAAGGATTGTTTTGA
- a CDS encoding metal-dependent transcriptional regulator, with amino-acid sequence MSIYESGEDYLLAILVIKERKGICHSIDVAEETGYSKASVSIAMKKLRENGYIQMNQDGSLELLETGLAIAEKIHERNTVLTGYFKQLGVDPDIAYHDAHKIEHDLSNQTFNKIKEQYQKNKKSD; translated from the coding sequence ATGTCTATTTACGAATCGGGTGAGGATTATCTATTAGCTATTTTAGTGATTAAAGAAAGAAAAGGTATCTGTCATTCTATTGATGTGGCGGAAGAAACCGGATATTCCAAGGCGAGTGTTTCTATCGCTATGAAAAAATTAAGAGAAAATGGATATATTCAAATGAACCAAGATGGTTCTTTAGAATTATTGGAAACAGGTCTTGCGATTGCTGAAAAAATTCATGAACGAAATACTGTGTTGACCGGTTATTTTAAACAATTAGGAGTTGATCCGGATATTGCTTATCACGACGCACATAAAATTGAGCATGATTTAAGCAATCAAACCTTCAACAAGATTAAAGAGCAATACCAAAAGAATAAAAAGAGTGACTAG
- a CDS encoding SIS domain-containing protein, with protein sequence MNDLNIYIKTIQEELEAHIDAMNQENLKQAKDLILNQEQSGKRVHVTGIGKPSYVAGYIASLLSSIGTKAYFLDGTEAVHGSAGQVDVGDVVIAISNSGQTSELRYTVETLKSNGARIIAVSGNEESWLAKNSDVFLKATVSKEGDGLNKPPRASILVEMFTLQCLSILLQAERNLDSQKYVKWHPGGALGASISQDKNTV encoded by the coding sequence ATGAATGATTTAAATATATATATTAAAACAATACAGGAAGAACTTGAGGCACATATTGATGCCATGAATCAAGAAAATTTAAAGCAGGCGAAAGATTTGATTTTGAACCAGGAACAAAGTGGTAAAAGAGTTCATGTTACTGGTATTGGAAAACCAAGTTATGTTGCAGGATATATTGCTTCTCTTCTATCTTCAATTGGAACTAAAGCCTATTTTCTTGATGGGACTGAAGCAGTTCATGGCAGTGCGGGACAAGTTGATGTGGGGGATGTTGTTATCGCTATTTCAAATAGCGGTCAAACTTCTGAGTTAAGGTATACCGTTGAAACATTAAAATCCAATGGAGCGAGAATAATTGCTGTTTCAGGTAATGAAGAATCCTGGTTAGCTAAAAACTCAGATGTCTTTCTAAAAGCAACGGTTTCTAAAGAAGGCGATGGCTTAAACAAGCCTCCGCGAGCATCAATTTTGGTTGAAATGTTCACATTACAATGCTTATCTATATTATTACAAGCCGAAAGAAATCTTGATTCTCAAAAATATGTGAAGTGGCATCCTGGTGGAGCTTTAGGTGCTTCAATCAGTCAAGATAAAAATACGGTGTAA
- a CDS encoding PTS sugar transporter subunit IIA, with protein sequence MISDFFDKNLIQLNVEAKNREEAIRIAAQPLVDYKKISTDYVDNILKVLEKTGPYFVLLPQVALPHARSEEGALENAIGITTLKHPVEFKSETNDPIKYLFVISAIDNNVHLGALSMLAELFEKASFFEFLDNATSPKEILNYLKDVERSWTDV encoded by the coding sequence ATGATTAGTGATTTTTTTGATAAAAATTTAATTCAATTAAATGTCGAAGCAAAGAATAGAGAAGAGGCAATTCGTATCGCCGCCCAACCCTTAGTCGACTATAAAAAAATTAGTACAGATTATGTTGATAACATCTTAAAGGTCTTGGAAAAAACGGGTCCGTACTTCGTCCTTTTACCTCAGGTGGCCTTACCGCACGCTCGTTCGGAAGAAGGGGCACTTGAGAATGCGATAGGAATCACGACTTTAAAGCATCCGGTTGAGTTTAAAAGCGAAACAAATGATCCGATCAAATATTTGTTTGTCATTAGTGCCATTGATAATAATGTTCATTTAGGTGCTTTATCAATGTTAGCGGAGTTGTTTGAAAAAGCCTCATTTTTTGAATTTCTGGATAATGCAACTTCTCCAAAGGAGATTTTAAATTATCTAAAAGATGTAGAAAGGAGTTGGACAGATGTATAA